A window of the Acidithiobacillus thiooxidans ATCC 19377 genome harbors these coding sequences:
- a CDS encoding helix-turn-helix domain-containing protein, which yields MSRIVASRLSSVRLSLRARMILLAAEGLQNKEIAERLGVDRVQVAGWRKRYLEQRLAGIELDLPRGPIR from the coding sequence TTGTCCCGTATAGTCGCCTCCCGACTAAGCAGTGTCCGCTTGTCATTACGGGCACGGATGATATTGCTGGCGGCAGAGGGCTTGCAGAACAAAGAAATTGCGGAGCGCCTGGGGGTGGATCGCGTGCAAGTCGCAGGTTGGCGCAAGCGTTATCTGGAACAACGGTTGGCGGGTATAGAGCTCGATTTACCGCGCGGGCCCATCCGGTGA
- a CDS encoding IS701 family transposase produces MSFQRLVTLRLSEWITYFLAAVPPRSRRSFLELLCGCLISPDGWVTRALSHILLRCHWSTYYKPLERESLRTQVLAIAQVRWLLSALPPLPIVELIIDDTLVLRHSNKAPGATIHFDHSHKHNRPRYVLAQNWVGLALTLRSRSGKALSFPIRLRLVPRTGNTHKLKIAGALLRAFIPHIPVPVRLLTDAWFMRRRLLLPLLRQRGQFIGQVRQDTALYRQPPPKPAKAQRGRPRKYGDKLTPETLTSLPTEILTLFVYGKWQKVRLQSIVVQARFLNGHPVRAVWSALYDAKHHRWSPTRLYLASETDLTAPEVVTLYGNRWQIEPLFHNLKRWWGINNLWQQRRAVLERWMQIRCIAWSMVQLLAETVTEDFPMTAIAPWRIATPVTAGLMAQWLHLHFLRVPFWTGYDPKSGKFQCPNPDFWADTDEPPRKKAA; encoded by the coding sequence ATGTCCTTTCAGCGTCTCGTTACCCTCCGCCTTTCAGAGTGGATTACCTACTTTCTCGCGGCCGTGCCGCCCCGCTCGCGGCGCAGCTTCCTCGAACTGCTTTGCGGGTGCCTGATCTCCCCTGATGGCTGGGTCACCCGTGCCCTCAGCCATATTTTACTGCGCTGCCATTGGTCCACTTATTACAAACCCCTGGAGCGTGAATCCTTGCGGACCCAGGTTCTGGCCATCGCTCAAGTCCGTTGGCTCCTGTCCGCTTTGCCGCCACTGCCGATCGTTGAGTTGATCATCGACGATACGCTGGTCCTGCGACACTCTAACAAGGCCCCAGGCGCGACCATCCACTTCGATCACAGCCATAAGCACAACCGCCCCCGTTATGTCCTCGCCCAGAACTGGGTAGGGCTGGCGTTGACCCTGCGGAGCCGCTCCGGCAAAGCCCTTTCCTTTCCCATTCGCTTGCGCCTCGTGCCCCGCACCGGTAATACCCACAAGCTGAAAATCGCCGGGGCATTACTGCGGGCCTTTATACCCCACATCCCCGTACCCGTCCGCTTGCTCACCGATGCCTGGTTCATGCGCCGCCGCCTGCTCTTGCCCCTGCTGCGTCAGCGCGGCCAGTTCATCGGCCAGGTGCGCCAGGATACCGCACTGTATCGGCAGCCCCCGCCCAAACCCGCCAAAGCGCAACGGGGTCGGCCCCGGAAATATGGGGACAAACTGACCCCGGAAACCCTGACCTCACTCCCCACGGAGATCCTCACCCTGTTTGTTTATGGGAAATGGCAGAAAGTCCGTCTTCAATCCATCGTCGTCCAGGCACGCTTCCTCAACGGCCATCCCGTCCGGGCAGTCTGGAGCGCTCTCTACGATGCAAAACACCATCGATGGTCGCCCACACGCCTTTATCTCGCTTCCGAAACCGATCTGACCGCCCCTGAAGTCGTCACCCTCTATGGCAACCGTTGGCAGATCGAACCCCTCTTCCATAACCTGAAACGCTGGTGGGGCATCAATAACCTCTGGCAGCAAAGGCGCGCGGTTCTCGAACGCTGGATGCAAATTCGTTGCATTGCCTGGTCCATGGTGCAGCTCCTCGCGGAAACGGTCACCGAGGACTTTCCCATGACCGCCATAGCACCTTGGCGTATCGCTACGCCCGTCACTGCAGGACTCATGGCCCAATGGCTCCATCTGCATTTTCTGCGGGTTCCCTTCTGGACGGGCTATGATCCAAAGTCCGGGAAATTCCAGTGCCCAAATCCTGACTTTTGGGCCGATACTGATGAACCACCCCGCAAAAAGGCTGCTTGA